Proteins from one Triticum aestivum cultivar Chinese Spring chromosome 7A, IWGSC CS RefSeq v2.1, whole genome shotgun sequence genomic window:
- the LOC123154090 gene encoding uncharacterized protein → MLPSPWPRPPCSPHREKTPRRTATVHFVHPEDRIERGRPVHSPSPPSSSCTSPRPRRRSASPRPSRPRTSSPPTSSQPRDDANAPVIDYVTDDPSFSPEQPDDGVQEPDDTFDDCYYTKGVCYHVTETADDQE, encoded by the exons ATGCTGCCGTCGCCATGGCCGCGACCACCGTGCTCCCCGCACCGCGAGAAGACGCCCAGAAGGACTGCCACGGTCCACTTCGTCCATCCCGAGGACCGAATCGAGCGGGGAAGGCCCGTACACTCGCCATCGCCACCATCTTCATCTTGTACATCGCCGCGGCCTCGACGTCGATCCGCATCACCTCGTCCATCCCGGCCTCGTACGAGCTCACCACCGACCTCCTCTCA accccgtgacgatgctaatgcccctgtgatcgactacgtcaccgacgacccctccttctcgcctgagcaaccag atgacggagtccaggagccagatgacacctttgacgactgctactacaccaAGGGCGTCTGCTACCACGTGacggagaccgccgatgaccaggagtag
- the LOC123154091 gene encoding uncharacterized protein isoform X2, whose translation MAATTVLPAPREDAQKDCHGPLRPSRGPNRAGKARTLAIATIFILYIAAASTSIRITSSIPASYELTTDLLSMTESRSQMTPLTTATTPRASATT comes from the exons ATGGCCGCGACCACCGTGCTCCCCGCGCCGCGAGAAGACGCCCAGAAGGACTGCCATGGTCCACTTCGTCCATCACGAGGACCGAATCGAGCGGGGAAGGCCCGTACACTCGCCATCGCCACCATCTTCATCTTGTACATCGCCGCGGCCTCGACGTCGATCCGCATCACCTCGTCCATCCCGGCCTCGTACGAGCTCACCACCGACCTCCTCTCG atgacggagtccaggagccagatgacacctttgacgactgctactacaccaAGGGCGTCTGCTACCACGTGa
- the LOC123154091 gene encoding uncharacterized protein isoform X1 → MLPSPWPRPPCSPRREKTPRRTAMVHFVHHEDRIERGRPVHSPSPPSSSCTSPRPRRRSASPRPSRPRTSSPPTSSRPRDDADAPVIDYVTDDPSFSPEQPDDGVQEPDDTFDDCYYTKGVCYHVTETADDQV, encoded by the exons ATGCTGCCGTCGCCATGGCCGCGACCACCGTGCTCCCCGCGCCGCGAGAAGACGCCCAGAAGGACTGCCATGGTCCACTTCGTCCATCACGAGGACCGAATCGAGCGGGGAAGGCCCGTACACTCGCCATCGCCACCATCTTCATCTTGTACATCGCCGCGGCCTCGACGTCGATCCGCATCACCTCGTCCATCCCGGCCTCGTACGAGCTCACCACCGACCTCCTCTCG accccgtgacgatgctgatgcccctgtgatcgactacgtcaccgacgacccctccttctcgcctgagcaaccag atgacggagtccaggagccagatgacacctttgacgactgctactacaccaAGGGCGTCTGCTACCACGTGacggagaccgccgatgaccaggtgtag